From the genome of Halomonas sp. 1513, one region includes:
- a CDS encoding TetR family transcriptional regulator, with the protein MPPTASPPAKGSRDVWLDAAFDLLLESGVDSVRILPLAKRLQLSRTSFYWFFKDREALLDALISRWREKNTLGLVRQTEAYAENIAEAMLNVFDCWLNPQLFDSPLEFAMRSWALQSAPVEREIETADAERIDALTRMFERFGVEPLAANVRGRTIYLTQIGYISMKTQEPLEVRMQRIPDYVEIFTGQPPGPRDLKRFHARHGYSPTPPR; encoded by the coding sequence ATGCCACCCACCGCTTCGCCCCCTGCTAAGGGGTCACGCGACGTCTGGCTCGATGCGGCATTCGACCTGCTGCTCGAGTCGGGCGTCGATAGCGTACGTATCCTGCCCCTGGCCAAGCGCCTGCAGCTCTCCCGCACCAGCTTCTACTGGTTCTTCAAGGACCGCGAGGCGCTGCTCGATGCCTTGATCTCACGCTGGCGAGAGAAGAATACCCTGGGCCTGGTGCGCCAGACCGAGGCCTACGCCGAGAATATCGCCGAGGCGATGCTCAACGTCTTCGACTGCTGGCTGAATCCTCAACTGTTCGACTCCCCGCTGGAATTTGCCATGCGCAGCTGGGCGCTGCAGTCGGCGCCAGTGGAGCGTGAAATCGAGACTGCCGACGCCGAGCGTATCGACGCACTGACTCGCATGTTCGAACGCTTCGGCGTCGAGCCGTTGGCGGCCAACGTGCGTGGGCGCACCATCTACCTGACCCAGATCGGCTATATCTCGATGAAGACCCAGGAGCCACTAGAGGTGCGCATGCAGCGCATCCCTGACTATGTGGAAATCTTCACCGGCCAACCCCCGGGGCCTCGCGACCTGAAGCGCTTCCATGCCCGGCACGGGTACTCTCCAACACCCCCTCGCTAG
- a CDS encoding sarcosine oxidase subunit delta, protein MFQIYCPHCEELREEEEFHPKGQAHIVRPAEPEACSDEEWGDYLFFRDNPRGIHHEMWVHAVGCRKFFNVTRHTVSYAILETYKIGEQPSVTAEPSASEAAASTADVRQGVRA, encoded by the coding sequence ATGTTTCAGATCTACTGCCCCCACTGCGAGGAGCTCCGTGAAGAAGAGGAGTTCCACCCCAAGGGCCAGGCCCACATCGTGCGCCCCGCCGAACCCGAGGCCTGCTCTGATGAAGAGTGGGGCGACTACCTGTTTTTCCGTGACAACCCGCGCGGCATCCACCACGAAATGTGGGTGCACGCCGTCGGCTGTCGCAAGTTCTTCAACGTCACCCGGCACACCGTGAGCTACGCGATCCTCGAGACCTACAAGATCGGCGAGCAGCCCAGCGTCACCGCTGAGCCTTCGGCCAGCGAAGCGGCCGCCTCCACTGCTGATGTCCGCCAAGGAGTCCGCGCATGA
- a CDS encoding Rieske (2Fe-2S) protein, translated as MDSMSHERLDDPLAGAREATSTMLAQRTPQFSLPQPFYNDARLFALDMQEIFEKEWLFAGMACEIPAKGNFMTLEVGDNPLILVRGAEGAIHGFHNVCRHRGSRLCVKDKGKVAKLVCPYHQWTYELDGRLLFAGSDMGENFDLNQYGLKPIQVRTAGGFIFVSLAEQPPDIDDLLATLEHYLEPYDMANTKVAVESSIVEQANWKLVIENNRECYHCNGAHPELLNTLLEYDDTDDPRATPAYKAQVARKQADWDAEQVPWQLKRFGKRNRLTRTPLLEGTVSMTLDGKPGCRKLMGRLQSPDMGSLRILHLPNSWNHFMGDHAVVFRVLPLGPQQTLVTTKWLVHADAVAGVDYDPEQLRKVWDATNDQDRRLAEENQRGINSRAYQPGPYSPTYEFGVIDFIDWYSERLQENLGHTAPHLKVVRG; from the coding sequence ATGGACTCGATGTCACACGAGCGTCTCGACGATCCGTTGGCCGGCGCCCGCGAGGCCACCAGCACCATGCTCGCCCAGCGTACCCCGCAATTCTCGCTGCCCCAGCCGTTCTACAACGACGCCCGGCTGTTTGCCCTGGACATGCAGGAGATCTTCGAGAAGGAGTGGCTGTTCGCCGGCATGGCCTGCGAGATTCCCGCGAAGGGCAATTTCATGACCCTCGAGGTCGGCGACAACCCGCTGATCCTGGTGCGCGGCGCCGAGGGCGCCATCCACGGCTTTCACAACGTGTGCCGCCACCGCGGCTCGCGGCTTTGCGTCAAGGACAAGGGCAAGGTCGCCAAGCTGGTCTGTCCCTACCATCAGTGGACCTACGAACTCGATGGCCGGCTGCTGTTTGCCGGTAGCGACATGGGCGAGAACTTCGACCTGAACCAGTACGGCCTCAAGCCGATCCAGGTGCGCACCGCCGGTGGCTTCATCTTCGTCAGCCTCGCCGAGCAGCCGCCGGACATCGACGACCTCCTGGCCACCCTCGAGCACTATCTCGAACCCTACGACATGGCCAACACCAAGGTCGCGGTGGAGTCGTCGATCGTCGAGCAAGCCAACTGGAAGCTGGTGATCGAGAACAACCGCGAATGCTACCACTGCAACGGCGCGCATCCGGAGCTGCTCAACACCCTGCTCGAATACGACGACACCGACGACCCGCGGGCCACCCCGGCCTACAAGGCCCAGGTGGCGCGCAAGCAGGCCGACTGGGACGCCGAGCAGGTGCCCTGGCAGCTCAAGCGCTTCGGCAAGCGCAACCGCCTGACCCGCACCCCGCTGCTGGAAGGCACCGTGTCGATGACCCTGGACGGCAAGCCGGGCTGTCGCAAGCTGATGGGCCGCCTGCAGAGCCCCGACATGGGCTCGCTGCGCATCCTTCACCTGCCCAACTCCTGGAACCACTTCATGGGCGACCACGCCGTGGTGTTCCGGGTGCTGCCGCTCGGCCCGCAGCAGACCCTGGTGACCACCAAGTGGCTGGTACACGCCGATGCCGTGGCCGGCGTCGACTACGACCCCGAGCAGCTGCGCAAGGTGTGGGACGCCACCAACGATCAGGATCGTCGTCTGGCCGAAGAGAACCAGCGCGGCATCAACTCCCGGGCCTACCAGCCGGGCCCCTACTCGCCGACCTACGAGTTCGGCGTGATCGACTTCATCGACTGGTACAGCGAGCGCCTGCAGGAGAATCTCGGCCACACCGCGCCCCACCTCAAGGTGGTGCGGGGCTGA
- the glyA gene encoding serine hydroxymethyltransferase (catalyzes the reaction of glycine with 5,10-methylenetetrahydrofolate to form L-serine and tetrahydrofolate), producing MPHRDGFAHTDTLAAFDAPLAAAITDETARQEAHVELIASENYASVHVMQAQGTQLTNKYAEGYPGKRYYGGCEHVDVVESLAIERACDLFSADYANVQPHSGAQANAAAFMALIRPGDTVLGMSLAHGGHLTHGAAPNFSGKHYHAVQYGLDPATGEIDYAEVERLAHEHRPKLIVAGFSAYSRVVDWRRFRAIADAVGAWLLVDMAHVAGLVAAGLYPSPLPHAHVVTTTTHKTLRGPRGGLILSASGDAELYKKLNGAVFPGQQGGPLMHVIAAKAVAFKEAMSQDFVQYQQRVIDNARAMAGVFMARGFDVVSGGTDDHLFLVSLIEQGVTGKDADAALGRSHITVNKNAVPNDPQSPFVTSGLRIGTPAVTTRGFNVDDCEALAGWICDILDALAAGDDSTAVEAEVRAQVEALCARYPVYADSRHVDVERHGAIA from the coding sequence ATGCCACACCGCGACGGCTTTGCCCATACCGACACCCTGGCGGCATTCGACGCGCCGCTTGCTGCCGCCATCACAGACGAGACGGCTCGTCAGGAGGCACATGTCGAGCTGATCGCCTCCGAAAACTACGCCAGCGTGCACGTCATGCAGGCCCAGGGCACGCAGCTGACCAACAAGTATGCCGAGGGGTATCCAGGCAAGCGCTACTACGGCGGCTGCGAGCACGTCGACGTGGTCGAGTCGCTGGCCATCGAGCGCGCCTGCGACCTGTTCAGCGCCGACTACGCCAACGTCCAGCCGCACTCCGGGGCCCAGGCCAATGCCGCAGCCTTCATGGCGCTGATCCGCCCCGGCGACACCGTGCTGGGCATGAGCCTGGCCCACGGCGGCCACCTGACCCACGGCGCCGCGCCCAACTTCTCCGGTAAGCACTACCACGCCGTGCAGTACGGCCTCGACCCGGCCACCGGCGAGATCGACTACGCCGAGGTCGAGCGGCTGGCCCATGAGCACCGCCCCAAGCTGATCGTCGCCGGCTTCTCGGCCTATTCGCGGGTAGTCGACTGGCGGCGTTTCCGCGCCATCGCCGATGCCGTCGGCGCCTGGCTGCTGGTCGACATGGCCCACGTGGCGGGGCTGGTAGCCGCCGGCCTCTACCCCAGCCCGCTGCCCCACGCCCACGTGGTGACCACCACTACCCACAAGACCCTGCGCGGCCCCCGCGGTGGCCTGATCCTCTCCGCCAGCGGCGATGCCGAGCTCTACAAGAAGCTCAACGGTGCGGTGTTCCCCGGCCAGCAGGGCGGGCCGCTGATGCACGTCATCGCCGCCAAGGCGGTGGCCTTCAAGGAGGCCATGAGCCAGGACTTCGTGCAGTACCAGCAGCGCGTGATCGACAACGCCCGGGCCATGGCCGGCGTGTTCATGGCCCGCGGCTTCGACGTGGTCTCCGGCGGCACCGACGACCATCTGTTCCTGGTCTCGCTGATCGAGCAGGGCGTCACCGGCAAGGACGCCGACGCCGCCCTGGGCCGGTCGCATATCACCGTCAACAAGAACGCCGTACCCAACGACCCGCAGAGCCCCTTCGTCACCTCCGGCCTGCGTATCGGCACCCCGGCGGTGACCACCCGCGGCTTCAACGTCGACGACTGCGAAGCCTTGGCCGGCTGGATCTGCGACATCCTCGACGCCCTCGCCGCAGGCGACGACAGCACCGCGGTGGAAGCCGAAGTGCGCGCCCAGGTCGAGGCGCTGTGTGCCCGCTACCCCGTCTATGCTGATAGCCGACACGTCGACGTCGAGCGGCACGGCGCCATCGCCTGA
- a CDS encoding glucose sorbosone dehydrogenase — MSKLGKTSQGAMLGTALVAGGLLGLSTAQAEEVVAEGIDSEEATLRIVQLAGGLEHPWGIAELPDGRFLVTERAGRMALIDGGEITHLDGLPEVAANGQGGLLDVTLHHAYADGEEWIYFSYSKPGDGGTVSALARARLDGEALVDVEELFEQDRYSQPGRHYGSRLAWLPDGSLLMTVGDRGVEPERSQDAGDHAGSVLRLTETGGVPDDNPFVDDDAALDEIYSIGNRNIQGFAVDADGTIWASEHGPLGGDELNLIEAGENYGWPTVSRGVDYSTREPIGEDSHPDMQDARYIYEDRFAPSGLAQVDSEAFAAWQGNLLAGGLRSEQLKRLVMEDGEVAHREIVLDGEIGRIREVHQGSDGYIYLLTDSGDDGLYRLEPDN, encoded by the coding sequence ATGAGCAAGTTGGGCAAGACATCGCAGGGCGCCATGCTGGGCACGGCGCTGGTCGCCGGCGGCCTGCTGGGCTTGAGCACCGCCCAGGCCGAGGAAGTGGTCGCCGAGGGCATCGACAGCGAAGAGGCGACGCTGCGTATCGTACAGCTGGCCGGCGGCCTGGAGCACCCCTGGGGCATCGCCGAGCTGCCCGACGGGCGCTTTCTGGTCACCGAGCGCGCCGGGCGCATGGCGCTGATCGACGGCGGCGAGATCACCCACCTCGACGGCCTGCCGGAGGTGGCCGCCAACGGCCAGGGCGGCCTGCTCGACGTGACCCTGCACCACGCCTACGCCGACGGCGAGGAGTGGATCTACTTCAGCTACTCTAAGCCCGGCGACGGCGGCACCGTCAGCGCCCTGGCCCGGGCCCGCCTGGACGGCGAGGCGCTGGTCGACGTCGAGGAGCTGTTCGAGCAGGACCGCTACTCCCAGCCCGGTCGCCACTACGGCTCGCGGCTGGCGTGGCTGCCCGACGGCAGCCTGCTGATGACCGTCGGCGACCGCGGCGTCGAGCCCGAGCGCTCCCAGGACGCCGGTGACCATGCCGGCAGCGTGCTGCGCCTGACCGAGACCGGCGGCGTGCCCGACGACAACCCCTTCGTCGATGACGACGCGGCGCTGGACGAGATCTACTCGATCGGCAACCGCAATATCCAAGGCTTCGCGGTGGATGCCGACGGCACCATCTGGGCCAGTGAGCACGGCCCGCTGGGCGGCGACGAGCTCAACCTGATCGAGGCCGGCGAGAACTACGGCTGGCCGACGGTGAGCCGCGGCGTCGACTACAGCACCCGCGAGCCGATCGGCGAGGACTCCCACCCGGATATGCAGGACGCGCGCTATATCTACGAGGACCGCTTCGCGCCCTCGGGCCTGGCCCAGGTCGACAGCGAGGCATTCGCCGCCTGGCAGGGCAACCTGCTCGCCGGCGGGCTGCGCAGCGAGCAGCTCAAGCGGCTGGTCATGGAAGACGGTGAGGTCGCCCACCGCGAGATCGTGCTCGACGGAGAGATAGGCCGCATTCGCGAGGTGCATCAGGGCAGCGACGGCTACATCTACCTGCTCACCGATTCGGGCGACGATGGCCTCTACCGGCTCGAGCCGGACAACTAG
- a CDS encoding sarcosine oxidase subunit beta, which translates to MQRYSGFGLVKHALSHHEHWERQWRNPTPKKQYDVIIVGGGGHGLATAYYLAKEHGITNVAVVEKGWLGGGNTARNTTIVRSNYLWDEAAALYEHSMKLWEGLSQDINYNVMFSQRGVLNLGHTLQDMRDIQRRVNANRLNGIDSEVLDADGVQKIVPILDCSKRARYPVMGASWQPRAGVARHDAVAWGYARAADALGVDLLQNTEVTGFKIRDGQVYGVHTNRGDIEAKTIGCVTAGNSGVLAKMAGFRLPLESHPLQALVSEPLKPILDTVVMSNHVHGYISQSDKGDLVIGAGIDGYNGYGQRGSFPTVEHTLQAIVEMFPIFSRVRMNRQWGGIVDTCPDACPILSKTPVKGLFFNCGWGTGGFKATPGSGHVFAASLAKGEMHPIAAPFSIDRFHSGALVDEHGAAGVAH; encoded by the coding sequence ATGCAACGCTATTCCGGCTTCGGCCTGGTCAAGCACGCGCTGAGCCACCATGAGCACTGGGAGCGCCAGTGGCGCAATCCCACGCCCAAGAAGCAGTACGACGTGATCATCGTCGGCGGCGGCGGCCACGGCCTGGCCACCGCCTACTACCTGGCCAAGGAGCACGGCATCACCAATGTCGCCGTGGTCGAGAAGGGCTGGCTGGGCGGCGGCAACACGGCGCGCAACACCACCATCGTGCGCTCCAACTACCTGTGGGACGAAGCGGCGGCGCTCTACGAACACTCCATGAAGCTGTGGGAAGGGCTCTCCCAGGACATCAACTACAACGTGATGTTCTCCCAGCGCGGCGTGCTCAACCTCGGCCACACCCTGCAGGACATGCGCGACATCCAGCGCCGGGTCAACGCCAACCGCCTCAACGGGATCGACAGTGAAGTGCTCGACGCCGACGGCGTACAGAAGATCGTGCCGATCCTCGACTGCTCCAAGCGCGCCCGCTATCCGGTGATGGGCGCCTCGTGGCAGCCGCGGGCCGGGGTGGCGCGCCACGACGCGGTGGCCTGGGGCTACGCTCGTGCCGCCGATGCGCTGGGGGTCGACCTGCTGCAGAACACCGAGGTCACCGGCTTCAAGATCCGCGACGGCCAGGTCTACGGCGTGCACACCAACCGCGGCGACATCGAGGCCAAGACCATTGGCTGCGTCACCGCCGGCAACTCCGGGGTGTTGGCCAAGATGGCCGGCTTCCGGCTGCCGCTGGAGTCGCATCCGCTGCAGGCGCTGGTCTCCGAGCCGCTCAAGCCGATCCTCGACACCGTGGTGATGTCCAACCACGTCCACGGCTATATCAGCCAGTCGGACAAGGGCGACCTGGTGATCGGCGCCGGCATCGACGGCTATAACGGCTACGGCCAGCGCGGCAGCTTCCCCACCGTGGAGCACACCCTGCAGGCCATCGTCGAGATGTTCCCGATCTTCTCGCGGGTGCGCATGAACCGCCAGTGGGGCGGCATCGTCGACACCTGCCCGGACGCCTGCCCGATTCTGTCGAAGACGCCGGTCAAGGGCCTGTTCTTCAACTGCGGCTGGGGCACCGGCGGCTTCAAGGCCACGCCCGGGTCGGGGCATGTGTTCGCCGCCAGCCTGGCCAAGGGCGAGATGCACCCCATCGCCGCGCCGTTCTCCATCGACCGCTTCCATTCGGGAGCGCTGGTGGACGAGCACGGTGCCGCCGGGGTGGCGCACTAA
- a CDS encoding transporter: MFVELFAVMAPVFVGASLGFTWIRLGHAYPVEFVTKLVFNIGTPALILASLSGAEIDAGSFGSTMLGTLLVIVAMGGLTFAVAPLLGKSWRVLLSPMMYPNTGNMGLAVALYAFGSSGFAFAIASMVTVSLVQFTFGSAMHSRSGRPLRTLARTPTVYAIGIALALLLTDTALPRWLDNTVDLISGFTVPLMLITLGVSLASIQARNLSSGIGFSVVRTLAAALLAWGVGTVIGLPPLAHSILVLQMSMPVAVFNYLFAQRSGHEPKYVAGLVFCSTLLSFIYLPILLAIML, encoded by the coding sequence ATGTTCGTCGAACTCTTTGCCGTGATGGCGCCGGTCTTCGTCGGCGCCAGCCTGGGCTTCACCTGGATTCGCCTCGGCCACGCCTACCCGGTGGAGTTCGTCACCAAGCTGGTCTTCAACATCGGCACCCCAGCGCTGATCCTGGCATCACTGAGCGGCGCCGAGATCGATGCCGGAAGCTTCGGCAGTACCATGCTCGGCACCCTGCTGGTGATCGTCGCCATGGGTGGCTTGACCTTCGCCGTGGCGCCGCTGCTGGGCAAAAGCTGGCGAGTACTGCTGTCGCCGATGATGTACCCGAATACCGGCAACATGGGCCTGGCGGTAGCGCTGTATGCCTTCGGCAGCAGCGGCTTCGCCTTTGCCATCGCTTCGATGGTCACCGTCTCGCTGGTGCAGTTCACCTTCGGCTCCGCCATGCACAGCAGGAGCGGCCGTCCGCTGCGCACCCTGGCCCGCACCCCCACCGTCTACGCCATCGGCATCGCCTTGGCGCTGCTGCTCACCGACACCGCCCTGCCGCGCTGGCTGGACAACACCGTCGACCTGATCTCGGGTTTCACGGTGCCGCTGATGCTGATCACCCTCGGCGTGTCGCTGGCCAGCATCCAGGCCCGCAACCTCTCCTCGGGGATCGGTTTCAGCGTGGTCCGCACCCTGGCCGCGGCACTGCTGGCGTGGGGCGTGGGCACCGTCATTGGCCTGCCGCCCCTGGCCCACAGCATCCTGGTACTGCAGATGAGCATGCCGGTGGCGGTTTTCAACTACCTGTTCGCCCAGCGCTCCGGCCACGAGCCAAAGTACGTCGCCGGGCTGGTGTTCTGCTCTACCCTGCTGTCGTTCATCTACCTGCCGATCCTGCTGGCGATCATGCTGTAG
- a CDS encoding hybrid-cluster NAD(P)-dependent oxidoreductase, with the protein MSMNFLNPVTTQTWTNGRHLVRCVKVIQETWDVRTFCFMAEQPVLFFFKPGQFVTLELEIDGEPMMRSYTISSSPSIPYSFSISVKRLPGGRVSNWLHDHLRIGDELAVHGPVGNFNAIDYPAEKILMLSGGVGITPLMSMARWFFDTNAAVDLEFVHSARTPRDILFQRELEHIFTRIPEFKLHIVCERSDDLGETWAGFRGYLSQAMLELMAPDFMQREIFCCGPPAYMNAVKRILRDNGFDMAHYHEESFGATPLAVQEDVLELVEQAEAEAEEMDAADMLSVEFSATGKSVRIQPGETVHAAAAKLGLHIPKACGMGICGTCRVPLSSGQVNMEHNGGITDEDIAEGYILSCCSMPTGDVVVEY; encoded by the coding sequence ATGTCCATGAACTTCCTCAACCCGGTCACCACCCAGACCTGGACCAATGGCCGCCACCTGGTGCGCTGTGTCAAGGTGATCCAGGAGACCTGGGACGTACGCACTTTCTGCTTCATGGCCGAGCAGCCGGTGCTGTTCTTCTTCAAGCCTGGACAGTTCGTGACCCTGGAGCTGGAGATCGACGGCGAGCCGATGATGCGCTCCTACACCATCTCCAGTTCGCCCTCGATCCCCTACAGCTTCTCGATCAGCGTCAAGCGGCTACCCGGCGGCAGGGTCTCCAACTGGCTGCACGACCATCTGCGCATCGGCGATGAGCTGGCGGTACACGGCCCGGTGGGCAACTTCAATGCCATCGACTACCCCGCCGAAAAGATCCTGATGCTCTCCGGCGGGGTGGGCATCACGCCGCTGATGTCGATGGCGCGCTGGTTCTTCGATACCAACGCTGCGGTGGACCTGGAGTTCGTGCACAGCGCACGCACGCCGCGCGACATTCTCTTCCAGCGCGAGCTGGAGCATATCTTCACGCGAATCCCCGAGTTCAAGCTGCATATCGTCTGCGAGCGCAGCGACGATCTGGGCGAGACCTGGGCCGGTTTCCGCGGCTATCTCAGCCAGGCGATGCTCGAACTGATGGCGCCGGATTTCATGCAGCGCGAAATCTTCTGCTGCGGCCCGCCCGCCTACATGAACGCGGTCAAGCGCATCTTGCGCGACAACGGCTTCGACATGGCCCATTACCATGAGGAGTCGTTCGGCGCCACGCCGCTGGCGGTGCAGGAGGACGTGCTTGAGCTGGTCGAGCAGGCCGAGGCCGAGGCCGAAGAGATGGACGCGGCGGACATGCTCAGCGTCGAGTTCTCCGCCACCGGCAAGAGCGTGCGCATCCAGCCCGGCGAGACGGTGCATGCCGCCGCGGCCAAGCTTGGCCTGCACATTCCCAAGGCGTGCGGGATGGGCATCTGCGGTACCTGCCGCGTGCCGCTGAGCTCGGGGCAGGTCAACATGGAGCACAACGGCGGTATCACCGACGAGGATATCGCCGAGGGCTATATCCTCTCCTGCTGCAGCATGCCCACCGGCGATGTGGTGGTGGAGTACTGA
- a CDS encoding N-methylproline demethylase, which yields MANDPLLQPFQLKHLTLKNRLMMTSHEPAYPEEGMPKALYREYHVERARAGLGLTMTAGSAAVAKDSPPVFNNILAYKDEVVPWMRELTDACHEHGTAVMIQLTHLGRRTRWDKGDWLPAVSASHRREASHRAFPKQVEEWDIERLIRDYADAAERMHAAGLDGIELQAYGHLMDQFWSPLTNTLEAPYGGDLDNRLRFTFEVLRAIRQRVGEAFIVGVRYTGDEMLPGGLTADEGMTISHRLKRSGLVDFLNVVRGHIDTDAGLTDVIPIQGMPSAPHLDFAGEIKRQVDFPTFHGAKIQDVATARHAIASGKVDMIGMTRAHMADPHIVRKIMQGREEEIRPCVGANYCLDRIYQGGAAYCIHNAATGRETSMPHTIPKAAQQRRVVIVGAGPAGLEAARVAGERGHSVVVLEAASDAGGQVRLTAQSERRREMLGIIDWRLAQCEALGVEIRYNVWAEAEEVLAEQPDAVIVATGGYPMEDQPEVGGELVVNTWDILSGHVAPGSRVLLFDDAGDHAAMQAAEIIAASGAELEIMTPDRTFSAEIMAMNLVPYMRALQRPNVTFTPTYRLKSVQRDGDELLATITSDYAVQDQLDLDQARRIDQVVVNYGITPMADIYFELKPHSSNAGEVDYDDLIVGRPQAVIRNADGGFQLFRIGDAVESRNTHAAIYDALRLVKDL from the coding sequence ATGGCCAACGATCCGCTGCTGCAGCCCTTCCAGCTCAAGCATCTCACGCTGAAGAACCGGCTGATGATGACGTCCCACGAGCCCGCCTACCCCGAGGAGGGGATGCCCAAGGCGCTTTATCGTGAATATCACGTCGAGCGGGCGCGGGCCGGCCTGGGCCTGACCATGACGGCAGGATCAGCAGCGGTAGCCAAGGACAGCCCCCCGGTGTTCAACAACATCCTGGCCTACAAGGACGAGGTGGTGCCCTGGATGCGTGAGCTCACCGACGCCTGCCACGAGCACGGCACCGCGGTGATGATCCAGCTGACGCATCTGGGCCGGCGCACCCGCTGGGACAAGGGTGACTGGCTACCGGCGGTGTCCGCCTCGCACCGCCGCGAAGCCTCCCACCGCGCCTTTCCCAAGCAGGTCGAGGAGTGGGACATCGAGCGTCTGATCCGCGACTACGCCGACGCCGCCGAGCGCATGCACGCCGCCGGCCTCGACGGCATCGAGCTGCAAGCCTACGGCCACCTGATGGATCAGTTCTGGTCGCCGCTGACCAATACCCTCGAAGCGCCATACGGGGGCGATCTCGACAACCGGCTGCGCTTCACCTTCGAGGTGCTGCGTGCCATTCGCCAGCGGGTCGGCGAGGCGTTCATCGTCGGGGTGCGCTATACCGGCGACGAGATGCTGCCGGGTGGGCTCACGGCCGATGAGGGCATGACGATCTCCCACCGCCTGAAGCGGAGCGGCCTGGTCGACTTCCTCAACGTGGTCCGCGGGCATATCGACACCGACGCCGGGCTCACCGACGTGATCCCCATCCAGGGCATGCCCAGCGCCCCGCATCTCGACTTCGCCGGCGAGATCAAACGCCAGGTCGATTTCCCCACCTTCCATGGCGCCAAGATCCAGGACGTCGCCACCGCCCGCCATGCCATCGCCTCGGGCAAGGTCGACATGATCGGCATGACCCGCGCCCACATGGCCGACCCGCACATCGTGCGCAAGATCATGCAAGGCCGCGAGGAAGAGATCCGCCCCTGCGTGGGTGCCAACTACTGCCTCGACCGCATCTACCAGGGCGGCGCCGCCTACTGCATCCACAACGCCGCCACCGGGCGCGAAACCAGCATGCCCCACACCATCCCCAAGGCCGCGCAGCAGCGCCGGGTGGTGATCGTCGGTGCCGGGCCCGCGGGGCTGGAGGCCGCCCGGGTCGCCGGCGAACGGGGCCATTCAGTGGTGGTGCTGGAAGCCGCCAGCGATGCCGGCGGCCAGGTGCGCCTCACGGCGCAAAGCGAGCGTCGCCGCGAGATGCTGGGCATCATCGACTGGCGCCTGGCGCAGTGCGAGGCACTCGGCGTCGAGATCCGCTACAACGTCTGGGCCGAGGCCGAGGAGGTGCTCGCCGAGCAGCCCGACGCGGTGATCGTGGCCACCGGCGGCTACCCCATGGAAGACCAGCCCGAGGTCGGCGGCGAACTGGTGGTCAACACCTGGGATATCCTCTCCGGGCACGTGGCGCCGGGAAGCCGGGTACTGCTGTTTGACGATGCTGGCGATCATGCCGCCATGCAGGCGGCGGAGATCATCGCCGCCAGCGGCGCCGAACTGGAGATCATGACGCCGGACCGCACCTTCTCGGCGGAGATCATGGCCATGAACCTGGTGCCCTACATGCGCGCCCTGCAGCGCCCCAACGTCACCTTCACGCCCACCTACCGGCTGAAGTCCGTGCAGCGCGATGGCGATGAGCTGCTGGCTACTATCACCAGCGACTATGCCGTTCAGGATCAGCTGGACCTGGACCAGGCGCGGCGCATCGATCAGGTAGTGGTCAACTACGGCATCACGCCGATGGCCGACATCTATTTCGAACTCAAGCCACACTCCAGCAACGCTGGTGAGGTGGACTACGACGACCTAATCGTCGGCCGGCCCCAGGCCGTCATTCGTAACGCGGACGGTGGCTTTCAGCTGTTCCGCATCGGCGACGCCGTCGAATCGCGCAACACCCATGCCGCGATCTATGACGCCCTGCGGCTGGTCAAGGACCTGTAA